In Eupeodes corollae chromosome 3, idEupCoro1.1, whole genome shotgun sequence, a single genomic region encodes these proteins:
- the LOC129952529 gene encoding kinase D-interacting substrate of 220 kDa isoform X5, giving the protein MFKARLRPHISDNENLNRYGDSMGSLGHRALLQYIDSNDLAGLKSVLDNRHLAIDDRDENGTTVLMVVAGRGLAPFVREFIARGADVQAEDADNWTALLCAAKSGHLDIVKILLDNGADIEHRDMGGWTALMWAAYRGHTDIAQLLLEKNADVNAHGNYHLGPLLWAAGRGHKEIVEMLVQRGAKVNVGDKYGTTALVWACRKGNAEVVEILLKAGANVDTAGMYSWTPLLVATSAGHTDCVSALLEKKPNVNALDKDGMTALAIASREGLQDIVSSLIGTGAYINIQDRVGDTPLIHAVKGGHRGVVEALLKKHADVDIQGKDRKTALYTAVEKGHTQIVKILLSSNGDLELATKDGDTALLRAVRNRNLEMVQMLLDRKAKVTASDKRGDTCLHIAMRARSKAIVEALLRNPKNSQLLYRANKAGETPYAIDTLHQKTILGQVFGSRRLNTNEDSEGMLGYELYSSALADVLSEPTLTTPITVGLYAKWGSGKSFLLNKLREEMNNFAHQWAEPPVSASGLLFLVCLHIAIVLGTVVGLSTWSTIWGAGAGSLFLVVVYLIAAGIRYANHRMDMYWAFSIHHGIVKRIGKLRLILQVAFCHPPGAQSDAQAKPVRFHFAEASSASPTGEGAVAQMLSNLFDAIETHYGWPATRLYRAFQPRAIKASSGWRWRRMCCVPIVLVFELGLLTFIAGVCLIISYFSYHPEVDRDSVRMTIFVIAAILITVVSTNLHVLAKAFGSLFISQGRHLRKSVRHNEGAPLSALGAEVALMTDMVKCLDAFKNQQSRLVGVIDALDSCDTERILSVLNAVQTLLSAPNRPFVLLIAVDPHVIAKAAEANSRRLFTEGGIGGHDFLRNLVHLPVYLQNSGLRKVQRAQMTALLFKRNYADFQSDEPTLGHSVSARRLSNASEIMSSQEKLRAPLNPNRGGSKKLRLSESVASSIGSNLHRIGQNPQGVLDMSKIMLTDDYFSDVNPRSMRRLMNVIYITVRLLKAFQIDFSWYRLSSWINLTEQWPLRASMIVLQHDYAMDSLDDSVSLQSVYEKVRPKLGCLREAAALLELDRDERKLDAFLQLHKSDLLVADLRIFLPFTINLDPYLRKVLKEDQQAIEDEGAIVIQSKPNIPPPVRMPQSTYMAPPYAPYQVFQNEAMYNPNVMHPQPGLIPDVRTPVTPAIHSPIDSFPEDILQINLSELSVDGVVGLLERIEDLKPALPKLAPVLKENSISGRVLKHCDINDLKSVLGLSFGHWELFRLLITTLRDCEKMQRKPKLTPAITTDNIKEAPEIHTLAPSAPHSRKNSSTSHMEKQVTLEEQMICGALQTLNEEAFEDVASSERPSPTGLPTDIDLQTGFFQTPTLPTAFSTPPSPLIQRRDSILKQSTSFTGGTSIKTDKRVSIKQGNNNLPHIEYVSEKQTLPLERKNSKLPSGRPASLVITKNEKVAQFKLVRSSSIDYEDIEGQTVNKADQPEDESAPLVFTVNKK; this is encoded by the exons AACCTTAATCGATACGGTGATTCTATGGGTTCATTAGGACACAGAGCACTACTGCAGTATATTGACTCAAATGATCTCGCAGGACTTAAATCGGTTTTAGATAACCGTCATCTGGCCATTGATGATCGAGACGAG aatggaACCACTGTACTTATGGTTGTAGCTGGACGTGGTCTTGCTCCGTTTGTTCGAGAGTTCATAGCTCGTGGAGCTGATGTACAGGCGGAGGATGCTGATAATTGGACGGCACTTTTGTGTGCAGCCAAGAGTGGTCATTTAGATATTGTGAAAATATTATTGGACAATGGAGCTGATATTGAACACAGGGATATG ggCGGCTGGACAGCCCTTATGTGGGCAGCCTACCGTGGTCACACGGATATTGCACAACTCCTGCTGGAAAAAAATGCCGATGTCAATGCCCACGGCAACTATCATCTTGGCCCTCTACTATGGGCTGCTGGGCGTGGTCACAAAGAAATTGTCGAAATGCTTGTACAACGCGGGGCAAAGGTCAATGTGGGTGATAAATATGGAACTACAGCTCTAGTTTGGGCTTGTCGCAAGGGTAATGCTGAAGTTGTGGAAATCTTACTTAAAGCTGGTGCCAATGTTGATACAGCTGGCATGTACTCATGGACGCCGCTTTTAGTTGCCACCTCAGCTGGTCACACTGATTGTGTCTCAGCACTGCTTGAAAAGAAACCCAATGTAAATGCCCTGGATAAAGATGGCATGACAGCGTTGGCAATAGCTAGTAGAGAAGGCTTGCAAGATATTGTGAGTTCCCTGATTGGCACAGGAGCCTATATAAATATTCAAGACCGTGTTGGAGATACACCGCTCATTCACGCCGTTAAAGGCGGTCATAGGGGCGTTGTCGAGGCTTTGCTGAAGAAGCACGCTGACGTCGATATTCAAGGCAAAGACCGAAAGACTGCATTGTATACGGCTGTGGAGAAGGGCCATACGCAAATTGTGAAAATCCTTCTCTCTTCAAATGGTGATTTGGAATTGGCCACAAAAGATGGTGATACAGCCTTGCTGCGAGCTGTCCGAAATCGCAACCTAGAAATGGTACAAATGTTACTGGACCGTAAAGCAAAGGTGACAGCAAGTGATAAGCGCGGAGACACCTGCCTTCACATAGCAATGCGAGCTCGTTCTAAGGCGATTGTCGAGGCTCTCCTGCGGAATCCAAAGAACAGTCAACTCCTGTATAGAGCCAATAAAGCTGGTGAAACTCCCTACGCGATTGATACGCTCCATCAAAAGACCATTCTTGGCCAGGTCTTCGGATCTCGTCGTCTCAATACAAATGAAGATTCCGAAGGCATGCTGGGCTATGAACTGTACTCGTCGGCTTTGGCTGATGTCCTCAGTGAACCCACCCTCACCACTCCCATAACAGTTGGTCTCTATGCCAAATGGGGAAGTGGCAAGAGTTTCCTACTTAATAAGCTGCGAGAGGAAATGAATAACTTTGCCCATCAGTGGGCCGAGCCCCCAGTAAGTGCAAGTGGTCTTCTGTTCCTAGTTTGCCTGCATATTGCTATAGTCTTAGGCACAGTAGTTGGCTTATCCACGTGGTCGACAATTTGGGGAGCTGGAGCGGGGTCGCTTTTCTTGGTTGTTGTATACCTGATTGCTGCCGGGATAAGGTATGCTAATCACAGAATGGACATGTACTGGGCGTTTTCTATACACCACGGAATAGTCAAAAGAATCGGGAAGCTAAGGTTGATACTTCAAGTAGCATTTTGTCATCCGCCCGGAGCGCAGAGTGATGCACAAGCAAAGCCAGTTAGGTTTCACTTCGCCGAGGCAAGTAGTGCATCGCCGACAGGCGAAGGTGCTGTGGCCCAGATGTTATCGAATCTTTTCGATGCCATTGAAACACACTACGGCTGGCCAGCAACTCGCCTCTATCGTGCCTTTCAACCTAGGGCAATAAAAGCTTCTTCTGGCTGGCGCTGGCGCCGAATGTGTTGTGTGCCCATCGTGTTGGTCTTTGAGCTGGGCCTCTTGACATTTATCGCAGGCGTATGTTTGATCATTTCATACTTCTCCTACCATCCCGAAGTGGACCGTGACAGCGTGCGTATGACGATTTTCGTAATAGCTGCCATTTTAATAACCGTCGTATCTACAAATTTGCACGTTCTTGCCAAAGCATTTGGTTCACTGTTCATCTCACAAGGAAGACATCTGAGGAAATCAGTGCGACACAATGAAGGAGCACCATTGTCGGCACTTGGAGCAGAAGTAGCTCTTATGACTGATATGGTTAAG TGCCTTGATGcctttaaaaaccaacaaagcCGGCTTGTAGGCGTTATAGACGCTCTAGATTCTTGTGATACCGAACGCATTCTGTCTGTATTGAATGCCGTTCAAACTCTACTTTCTGCCCCCAATCGTCCATTTGTGCTGCTCATAGCCGTCGATCCTCATGTTATCGCCAAAGCAGCTGAAGCTAATAGTCGTCGTCTTTTCACCGAAGGTGGAATCGGTGGTCatgattttttgagaaatctcGTCCATTTGCCTGTTTATCTACAAAACTCCGGACTACGTAAAGTACAACGTGCACAAATGACTGCTTTGCTCTTCAAACGGAACTATGCTGACTTCCAATCAGATGAACCAACTTTGGGGCACTCAGTGTCAGCTCGTCGTCTATCGAATGCATCTGAAATTATGTCAAGTCAAGAGAAACTTCGAGCTCCACTGAATCCTAATCGAGGTGGTAGTAAAAAACTGCGCTTATCAGAGTCGGTGGCTAGTTCTATCGGTTCGAATCTACATCGTATTGGACAGAATCCTCAGGGTGTTTTAGATATGTCAAAAATTATGTTAACAGATGACTACTTTAGTGATGTGAATCCAAGAAGTATGAGAAGATTAATGAATGTGATCTATATAACAG TTCGACTTTTGAAAGCATTCCAAATAGATTTTAGTTGGTATCGTTTAAGTTCATGGATTAATTTAACAGAACAATGGCCTCTGCGTGCTAGTATGATTGTCCTGCAACATGATTACGCTATGGACTCCTTAGATGATTCTGTTTCCTTACAAAGTGTTTATGAAAA gGTTCGCCCAAAACTAGGATGCCTTCGAGAAGCAGCAGCTTTACTTGAACTTGATCGTGACGAGCGGAAGCTCGATGCCTTTCTGCAGCTACACAAATCTGATTTGTTGGTTGCTGACCTTAGAATATTTCTTCCATTTACAATTAATCTAGATCCATATTTAAGAAAAGTATTAAAAG AGGATCAACAAGCGATTGAAGATGAAGGAGCTATAGTCATCCAATCAAAACCAAATATACCACCGCCAGTTCGCATGCCACAGTCAACGTATATGGCACCGCCTTATGCACCATACCAAGTATTCCAAAATGAAGCAATGTACAATCCAAATGTGATGCATCCCCAACCTGGTCTTATTCCCGACGTTCGAACTCCAGTAACTCCAGCCATTCATTCTCCAATTGATTCGTTCCca gaagacattttacaaataaatctgTCAGAACTGTCTGTGGATGGTGTTGTTGGTCTTTTGGAACGTATTGAAGATTTGAAACCCGCCTTGCCAAAGCTAGCTCCAGTTTTAAAAGAGAACTCTATTTCAGGAAGAGTTCTTAAACACTGTgatataaatgatttaaaatcg GTATTAGGTCTTTCATTTGGTCATTGGGAATTGTTTCGATTGTTAATTACAACACTGAGGGATTGTGAAAAAATGCAGAGGAAACCTAAACTAACACCAGCCATAACCACCGATAATATTAAGGAAGCGCCAGAAATTCACACCCTTGCCCCAAGTGCGCCGCATTCCCGGAAGAATTCCAGTACCAGTCATATGGAGAAACag gtTACTCTTGAAGAGCAAATGATTTGTGGTGCCTTGCAAACACTTAACGAAGAAGCTTTTGAAGATGTGGCTAGTAGTGAAAGACCCAGTCCAACCGGGTTACCAACAG ATATAGATCTACAAACAGGCTTTTTCCAAACCCCAACATTGCCTACAGCATTCTCTACTCCACCATCACCGTTAATTCAACGTCGTGATTCCATATTAAAACAATCAACATCATTCACTGGTGGAACATCAATTAAGACTGACAAACGTGTCTCAATCAAACAGGGAAACAATAATCTGCCACACATCGAGTATGTTTCGGAGAAACAAACATTACCCTTGGAACGAAAAAATAGTAAACTTCCATCag gtCGACCAGCATCATTGGTTATAACAAAGAACGAAAAAGTAGCTCAGTTCAAATTGGTTCGATCATCGTCAATCGATTATGAAGATATCGAAGGACAAACTGTGAATAAGGCTGATCAGCCAGAAGATGAATCGGCACCTTTAGTATTTAccgtgaataaaaaataa
- the LOC129952529 gene encoding kinase D-interacting substrate of 220 kDa isoform X3 produces the protein MKLSKSFDELILSASRLSLNSLRSPGKGKTKKNLNRYGDSMGSLGHRALLQYIDSNDLAGLKSVLDNRHLAIDDRDENGTTVLMVVAGRGLAPFVREFIARGADVQAEDADNWTALLCAAKSGHLDIVKILLDNGADIEHRDMGGWTALMWAAYRGHTDIAQLLLEKNADVNAHGNYHLGPLLWAAGRGHKEIVEMLVQRGAKVNVGDKYGTTALVWACRKGNAEVVEILLKAGANVDTAGMYSWTPLLVATSAGHTDCVSALLEKKPNVNALDKDGMTALAIASREGLQDIVSSLIGTGAYINIQDRVGDTPLIHAVKGGHRGVVEALLKKHADVDIQGKDRKTALYTAVEKGHTQIVKILLSSNGDLELATKDGDTALLRAVRNRNLEMVQMLLDRKAKVTASDKRGDTCLHIAMRARSKAIVEALLRNPKNSQLLYRANKAGETPYAIDTLHQKTILGQVFGSRRLNTNEDSEGMLGYELYSSALADVLSEPTLTTPITVGLYAKWGSGKSFLLNKLREEMNNFAHQWAEPPVSASGLLFLVCLHIAIVLGTVVGLSTWSTIWGAGAGSLFLVVVYLIAAGIRYANHRMDMYWAFSIHHGIVKRIGKLRLILQVAFCHPPGAQSDAQAKPVRFHFAEASSASPTGEGAVAQMLSNLFDAIETHYGWPATRLYRAFQPRAIKASSGWRWRRMCCVPIVLVFELGLLTFIAGVCLIISYFSYHPEVDRDSVRMTIFVIAAILITVVSTNLHVLAKAFGSLFISQGRHLRKSVRHNEGAPLSALGAEVALMTDMVKCLDAFKNQQSRLVGVIDALDSCDTERILSVLNAVQTLLSAPNRPFVLLIAVDPHVIAKAAEANSRRLFTEGGIGGHDFLRNLVHLPVYLQNSGLRKVQRAQMTALLFKRNYADFQSDEPTLGHSVSARRLSNASEIMSSQEKLRAPLNPNRGGSKKLRLSESVASSIGSNLHRIGQNPQGVLDMSKIMLTDDYFSDVNPRSMRRLMNVIYITVRLLKAFQIDFSWYRLSSWINLTEQWPLRASMIVLQHDYAMDSLDDSVSLQSVYEKVRPKLGCLREAAALLELDRDERKLDAFLQLHKSDLLVADLRIFLPFTINLDPYLRKVLKEDQQAIEDEGAIVIQSKPNIPPPVRMPQSTYMAPPYAPYQVFQNEAMYNPNVMHPQPGLIPDVRTPVTPAIHSPIDSFPEDILQINLSELSVDGVVGLLERIEDLKPALPKLAPVLKENSISGRVLKHCDINDLKSVLGLSFGHWELFRLLITTLRDCEKMQRKPKLTPAITTDNIKEAPEIHTLAPSAPHSRKNSSTSHMEKQVTLEEQMICGALQTLNEEAFEDVASSERPSPTGLPTDIDLQTGFFQTPTLPTAFSTPPSPLIQRRDSILKQSTSFTGGTSIKTDKRVSIKQGNNNLPHIEYVSEKQTLPLERKNSKLPSGRPASLVITKNEKVAQFKLVRSSSIDYEDIEGQTVNKADQPEDESAPLVFTVNKK, from the exons AACCTTAATCGATACGGTGATTCTATGGGTTCATTAGGACACAGAGCACTACTGCAGTATATTGACTCAAATGATCTCGCAGGACTTAAATCGGTTTTAGATAACCGTCATCTGGCCATTGATGATCGAGACGAG aatggaACCACTGTACTTATGGTTGTAGCTGGACGTGGTCTTGCTCCGTTTGTTCGAGAGTTCATAGCTCGTGGAGCTGATGTACAGGCGGAGGATGCTGATAATTGGACGGCACTTTTGTGTGCAGCCAAGAGTGGTCATTTAGATATTGTGAAAATATTATTGGACAATGGAGCTGATATTGAACACAGGGATATG ggCGGCTGGACAGCCCTTATGTGGGCAGCCTACCGTGGTCACACGGATATTGCACAACTCCTGCTGGAAAAAAATGCCGATGTCAATGCCCACGGCAACTATCATCTTGGCCCTCTACTATGGGCTGCTGGGCGTGGTCACAAAGAAATTGTCGAAATGCTTGTACAACGCGGGGCAAAGGTCAATGTGGGTGATAAATATGGAACTACAGCTCTAGTTTGGGCTTGTCGCAAGGGTAATGCTGAAGTTGTGGAAATCTTACTTAAAGCTGGTGCCAATGTTGATACAGCTGGCATGTACTCATGGACGCCGCTTTTAGTTGCCACCTCAGCTGGTCACACTGATTGTGTCTCAGCACTGCTTGAAAAGAAACCCAATGTAAATGCCCTGGATAAAGATGGCATGACAGCGTTGGCAATAGCTAGTAGAGAAGGCTTGCAAGATATTGTGAGTTCCCTGATTGGCACAGGAGCCTATATAAATATTCAAGACCGTGTTGGAGATACACCGCTCATTCACGCCGTTAAAGGCGGTCATAGGGGCGTTGTCGAGGCTTTGCTGAAGAAGCACGCTGACGTCGATATTCAAGGCAAAGACCGAAAGACTGCATTGTATACGGCTGTGGAGAAGGGCCATACGCAAATTGTGAAAATCCTTCTCTCTTCAAATGGTGATTTGGAATTGGCCACAAAAGATGGTGATACAGCCTTGCTGCGAGCTGTCCGAAATCGCAACCTAGAAATGGTACAAATGTTACTGGACCGTAAAGCAAAGGTGACAGCAAGTGATAAGCGCGGAGACACCTGCCTTCACATAGCAATGCGAGCTCGTTCTAAGGCGATTGTCGAGGCTCTCCTGCGGAATCCAAAGAACAGTCAACTCCTGTATAGAGCCAATAAAGCTGGTGAAACTCCCTACGCGATTGATACGCTCCATCAAAAGACCATTCTTGGCCAGGTCTTCGGATCTCGTCGTCTCAATACAAATGAAGATTCCGAAGGCATGCTGGGCTATGAACTGTACTCGTCGGCTTTGGCTGATGTCCTCAGTGAACCCACCCTCACCACTCCCATAACAGTTGGTCTCTATGCCAAATGGGGAAGTGGCAAGAGTTTCCTACTTAATAAGCTGCGAGAGGAAATGAATAACTTTGCCCATCAGTGGGCCGAGCCCCCAGTAAGTGCAAGTGGTCTTCTGTTCCTAGTTTGCCTGCATATTGCTATAGTCTTAGGCACAGTAGTTGGCTTATCCACGTGGTCGACAATTTGGGGAGCTGGAGCGGGGTCGCTTTTCTTGGTTGTTGTATACCTGATTGCTGCCGGGATAAGGTATGCTAATCACAGAATGGACATGTACTGGGCGTTTTCTATACACCACGGAATAGTCAAAAGAATCGGGAAGCTAAGGTTGATACTTCAAGTAGCATTTTGTCATCCGCCCGGAGCGCAGAGTGATGCACAAGCAAAGCCAGTTAGGTTTCACTTCGCCGAGGCAAGTAGTGCATCGCCGACAGGCGAAGGTGCTGTGGCCCAGATGTTATCGAATCTTTTCGATGCCATTGAAACACACTACGGCTGGCCAGCAACTCGCCTCTATCGTGCCTTTCAACCTAGGGCAATAAAAGCTTCTTCTGGCTGGCGCTGGCGCCGAATGTGTTGTGTGCCCATCGTGTTGGTCTTTGAGCTGGGCCTCTTGACATTTATCGCAGGCGTATGTTTGATCATTTCATACTTCTCCTACCATCCCGAAGTGGACCGTGACAGCGTGCGTATGACGATTTTCGTAATAGCTGCCATTTTAATAACCGTCGTATCTACAAATTTGCACGTTCTTGCCAAAGCATTTGGTTCACTGTTCATCTCACAAGGAAGACATCTGAGGAAATCAGTGCGACACAATGAAGGAGCACCATTGTCGGCACTTGGAGCAGAAGTAGCTCTTATGACTGATATGGTTAAG TGCCTTGATGcctttaaaaaccaacaaagcCGGCTTGTAGGCGTTATAGACGCTCTAGATTCTTGTGATACCGAACGCATTCTGTCTGTATTGAATGCCGTTCAAACTCTACTTTCTGCCCCCAATCGTCCATTTGTGCTGCTCATAGCCGTCGATCCTCATGTTATCGCCAAAGCAGCTGAAGCTAATAGTCGTCGTCTTTTCACCGAAGGTGGAATCGGTGGTCatgattttttgagaaatctcGTCCATTTGCCTGTTTATCTACAAAACTCCGGACTACGTAAAGTACAACGTGCACAAATGACTGCTTTGCTCTTCAAACGGAACTATGCTGACTTCCAATCAGATGAACCAACTTTGGGGCACTCAGTGTCAGCTCGTCGTCTATCGAATGCATCTGAAATTATGTCAAGTCAAGAGAAACTTCGAGCTCCACTGAATCCTAATCGAGGTGGTAGTAAAAAACTGCGCTTATCAGAGTCGGTGGCTAGTTCTATCGGTTCGAATCTACATCGTATTGGACAGAATCCTCAGGGTGTTTTAGATATGTCAAAAATTATGTTAACAGATGACTACTTTAGTGATGTGAATCCAAGAAGTATGAGAAGATTAATGAATGTGATCTATATAACAG TTCGACTTTTGAAAGCATTCCAAATAGATTTTAGTTGGTATCGTTTAAGTTCATGGATTAATTTAACAGAACAATGGCCTCTGCGTGCTAGTATGATTGTCCTGCAACATGATTACGCTATGGACTCCTTAGATGATTCTGTTTCCTTACAAAGTGTTTATGAAAA gGTTCGCCCAAAACTAGGATGCCTTCGAGAAGCAGCAGCTTTACTTGAACTTGATCGTGACGAGCGGAAGCTCGATGCCTTTCTGCAGCTACACAAATCTGATTTGTTGGTTGCTGACCTTAGAATATTTCTTCCATTTACAATTAATCTAGATCCATATTTAAGAAAAGTATTAAAAG AGGATCAACAAGCGATTGAAGATGAAGGAGCTATAGTCATCCAATCAAAACCAAATATACCACCGCCAGTTCGCATGCCACAGTCAACGTATATGGCACCGCCTTATGCACCATACCAAGTATTCCAAAATGAAGCAATGTACAATCCAAATGTGATGCATCCCCAACCTGGTCTTATTCCCGACGTTCGAACTCCAGTAACTCCAGCCATTCATTCTCCAATTGATTCGTTCCca gaagacattttacaaataaatctgTCAGAACTGTCTGTGGATGGTGTTGTTGGTCTTTTGGAACGTATTGAAGATTTGAAACCCGCCTTGCCAAAGCTAGCTCCAGTTTTAAAAGAGAACTCTATTTCAGGAAGAGTTCTTAAACACTGTgatataaatgatttaaaatcg GTATTAGGTCTTTCATTTGGTCATTGGGAATTGTTTCGATTGTTAATTACAACACTGAGGGATTGTGAAAAAATGCAGAGGAAACCTAAACTAACACCAGCCATAACCACCGATAATATTAAGGAAGCGCCAGAAATTCACACCCTTGCCCCAAGTGCGCCGCATTCCCGGAAGAATTCCAGTACCAGTCATATGGAGAAACag gtTACTCTTGAAGAGCAAATGATTTGTGGTGCCTTGCAAACACTTAACGAAGAAGCTTTTGAAGATGTGGCTAGTAGTGAAAGACCCAGTCCAACCGGGTTACCAACAG ATATAGATCTACAAACAGGCTTTTTCCAAACCCCAACATTGCCTACAGCATTCTCTACTCCACCATCACCGTTAATTCAACGTCGTGATTCCATATTAAAACAATCAACATCATTCACTGGTGGAACATCAATTAAGACTGACAAACGTGTCTCAATCAAACAGGGAAACAATAATCTGCCACACATCGAGTATGTTTCGGAGAAACAAACATTACCCTTGGAACGAAAAAATAGTAAACTTCCATCag gtCGACCAGCATCATTGGTTATAACAAAGAACGAAAAAGTAGCTCAGTTCAAATTGGTTCGATCATCGTCAATCGATTATGAAGATATCGAAGGACAAACTGTGAATAAGGCTGATCAGCCAGAAGATGAATCGGCACCTTTAGTATTTAccgtgaataaaaaataa